The region ttgaacttagagggaaaatctaaagacactgacaaggcaagacttgatctagcagacatgaaaattagggaaaaactccacctccgcaaagagggaaacaagtggaagaaaccgcacgccagttacaccctcagtgtcccggagcgtcgagttttctgtgaatttgtgaagtcagttgaattcccggacggttttgctgcaaacctttcgaagaatgtcaatgtcaatgatggcaagataactgggttgaaatcacatgattgccacgtgttgtttcagcagttgttgcccgccgcacttaggtcgtttttggttccggaagttcggaagccaattattgagttgtgcggttttttcaaaaaactttgtgcacggactttgaatgtgaaagaccttgagaagatggagacagacattatcaccattttatgcaagttggaaatgatatttcctccagcatttttcgatattatggtgcatttggttttgcaccttccgaaagaggcaattcttggcggtcccgtgcactttaggtggatgtatcccattgaacgttcgatgggagtttataaacaatatgtaagaaatcgtgcacgtcctgaaggttcaatcgcagaagcttacgtggtgaacgaggctttaaccttttgctcaatgtacctgcggggggttgagactcgattcaatcgacctgagaggaatgacgatcgcgttgaatcccaaccaaatcgggaatattctatttataaggctgttggtcgtccatttggtaagaaatcaaatatgctcctcaatccgcagttaaagcaaaaggctgagtggtatatcttgaacaattgtgccgaaattaaggagtaccttaggtgtgttttctagtattttttcaataatgatgtttggtttatataccgagtaaatgccaaaatcatagtttttttgttcatttgtagtgagcatatggatgaattaagaagacgggggggcttgaatcttgaagttcaacaaaaaactgattttcctcagtggttcaaagaaagagtatgtatattagtcaattcttttctgaaaccccaattagtcaatccaaaactaactttcaatgttaatgttgataggtgaacggtttgcatgagtcaacacctactgaagtgaataatgaattgtatgctctcgcaaacaaatcaagcggcaccgtgtattcatatccagggatgatagtgaatggtgtgaaatttgtgactcgtggtcgtgatatgaagcttaaaacacaaaattgcggtgtaatggtgccaagtgaggaaggagtgaactactatggagttttggaagaagtaattgaattgtcctacttgatgggttacagtgttgtcctattcaagtgtagatggttcaatacaagtagaattaaagtggaatccaattttacgagcgtatatgtgaaagaagaatgttataaagatgatcctttcgttctcgcatctcaagcgaagttggtgtattatcttcgagatgtgaaaaatggggatgattggaggctcgttaatgaatacattccaaggaatgtatgggatttcacaaattccgatgttgatgatactgagaccacaaatgatataccaatattgcaagaagttaattcttcttcatttcagttgtgggtagaacttccaatttttgataatcttcagtatgatcgggttgatgtcaatgccactgaagtgcacaacgttgatgatttggttggcgaaggttcagatgaatttgttgtcgatgatgaagttgaatttgaagacgacacgttggtcgagtatgaagacgatgaggatgacgataatgttctagtcgatagtgatagtgatagtgatgttcgtaatgatgttgtagttagtgatgacgaggacagtgatatgtaatttaaacaagtgtatgtaactttttatttaattcaatgaaaagtttatttattatcattaattaatgatagtattagatataggtacacatgcacctattggatgctttggggatagtcaatgtattcatgtactggtactcattttttcaatatatttgatgaaatatgttgaaaaaatgggtagtcgcacatgtctgcttactatctccaagggatctattaggtcggaatagggtaggttgggaaagacaataagtaataaaatgttaattcaataacaaaaaataatagtgatgcacctagtggatgccttggggatagacaatgtattcatgtactggtactcattttttcaatatatttgatgaaatatgttgaaaaaatgggtagtcgcacatgtctgcttactatctccaagggatctactaggtcggaatatggtaggttgggaaagacaataagtaataaaatgttaattcaataacaaaaaataatagtgatgcacctagtggatgccttggggatagacaatgtattcatgtactgctactcattttttcaaaatgtttgatgaaatattttgaaaaagtgtgtagtcgcacatgtctgcttactatctccaagggatctactaggtcggaatagggtaggttaggaaagacaataagtaatcaaatgttaattcaataacaaaaaataatagtgatgcacctagtggatgtcttggggatagacaatgtattcatgtactgctcctcatttttttaaaatgtttgataaacattttaaaaaactgaggagaagtacatgacttcttactatctccaagggatccactaggtcggaatagggtaggtttggaaataccataatgaataaatgttaattttataacaaaaaacaatagacatacataatttgaattagttaattaatgaatattttaatgtagaatggccgaaacaagtaatgacacaggtggtggctccaagagaggcaggggagcttattacggtgccaatatcgagaaggagctggccatcaaaaaagttactcatttgaaagtagagtttgataaagaaactggaaaagctattcaaaagtacggcaagtggttcaacaattctatggctcgttatttgcgtagcaccgtacccccaactacactagcttgggaacaagtaaaaccagctgatatcgaagttattcgaaagagactatctgtaagcattctttaaacctttaataactcattattaaatattttgtctatcttcaaaatattttaacaaattccaattttaattgtgattttaggaaaaattcatttatccagaagacaatccagtaatcaacgatgccatggtaagacaaatgcaaaaacatctgactgattggcgccacacgatgaagaaacactgggtagatgttggaggagaggtggacaatgagagagcgaagtcaaaaccttttgtgtcgatcacttcttctgattgggcagttctgtgtgatttttgggtttctgattctcaccaggtatgccgtacattttacattaatttttaattataaaattacaatttagattaatgagtactgttttctttttgaagcgtatatcgaagaaaaataaagaagctcgagctaaaatgaccataccaggaggacacggttccaaatccatcgttgcccatgtttatgatcacgtaaattataataacttatatccttacatttacgaaaatattataaatgtcacaatgtttaaataatttgcttttttagatggacccatctactggccagctcccgagcatgatcgacacattcgagcacctgcacaagaagaaggataagtggattagtgatgcagcggcgacaaaacatgtaagttgcataaccttaactaatttatgatcatttaactttaaaaaagtttagtaaataattaataaatattaattattaattgttgttgtcaattagtaattatttattaattattaattaaatttttaacaatgaaatctttataatctatgtgccaatatttttatgattaatgattgtggactaagataaaaaaagaatgtaattaatgttgtccccgtatcagggagcttgtggactaaagtaaatttggtcatgaaaatccatatctgaatcaaaaacatgtaaatatagttgatgtatatgtttggagacgtaaattcctcattaatggaattaactgcacttaccgtatatatcaacaacatcttcatgattttgattcagatatggattttcatgaccaaatttactttagcccacttgctccctgatacgggaacaaaattaattacattctttttcagtcactggtctgcagtcattaatgataggatgttggcagatagataataaagttatattttatatgttgttatattaaaaatttataagttaggttttcaaataatgttatattggaattcgaaatacgtgctttttattgtgcagaatgagatgaccgaacgtcgagcatcgcagagtacggcccctgcatcatctgctgcttcttgtgtcggcgataatgtcgacggtcatttcccgcctgatatggatattgtcacggatgtccttggaccccgctcgcgttataagaaagggtttggggggttgcctaggttgaaggcaattggcgcaaagagggcagcatcttcgtcaacttctcaaatgtccgggcaattgccacctgaagtggacaccattttgcagcaaaatcaggacattatgctagaaaatcagaacctaaagaagcatacgactaaacttgagagtcgtcaacggcgtcaagatctcctgctcagtgctttgttgaagcaggttggtcaattggctcctggttttactgttgacttaccagaccaggattcggacgaggacgatgatgctgatgggggcgggaatgatgaggcggccagtactcatttgtagaactttttttctatttatttaaaatttaatttatgagacatttattttactaaattacttttatattttaatgtttggtggagacaataaatattaatagttgtaattttttgtttatttatttataaaattttaattttatttttatttctaattaaataatattactaaaaaattaaataattattaatatattaaaattgaaaattattaatatattgaaaataatattaataatttaataaaaattattattttaaaaatacttttaccggcgcaaaattacgtcggcaaagaGTTTCAATCTTACCTTCACATAtacacttttaccggcgcaaaaatgcgccactaaaaaattaaactattgccggcgcattattgcgccgctaaaagtgttttccacaatatcGTGACAGATTTTTTTACCAGCGCATTTATATTTTCACCGgcgtattttttcgtcgccaaaaaagtccattgccggcgcattatatttgcgtcggcaaaagtgacattagcgacggagatacgacgcaattctttgccggcgcaaaattgcgtcggcaaaaactccatagtttttgccggcgcaaaaccatacttttgccggcgcaaatttgcgccggcaaaagtctcatTTTTTGTAGTGTTTAACTCGATAGTAATTTAATTATtagtcaaacaataatttaaaacATTATTGAAATATGATTTAGtacattagagtatatatgttatataataatgagcaaagaaaaagaaagctaTATAACACTCTctcttagtatatatatatatatatatttatatatgcactTGCTTTTTATACAAGAGGAATGCTTTTTTGTtccttaaaaaattatataaaaagacAATCGATTAGAAATTTTTTAAGTGTTTCTTTCCTTGTCACAATTGTAAGCACATTGATACCCCTTTGATTTTCTGATAATTATTTTACTTGTCGTGCGCAGATATGGGCCAGCTGATGTACGTTCTCAAAAAATTAATCAACAAAGCAATGGAATCTAATAATATATATACCCACGAAGacctcaaaaatatatatatatttttaaaaataaaaatcagcTAATATAATTCAattctaataataatataaaaaaaccaacaaaaagaaaagacAATTTATATGCACAACACACAAAGACCTAATATagttattttatatatgtttgctcttatatatctatatatatatcctgTATATACTATTCAAGGAATTGATTGAGCAAGTTGGCAATTGAAGTCGATTTTATTGTGACCATCATTGATTTAAAGACTGTTCTTATATATGTGGGGCAAACTGTTTATAGAACTGAGATCAAAGGTACCAAACAGCCTGAAGCAATGTGTGTATTCGAATGATTAAAGTTTTGAGATATTTAGAAAGATATATATATCATCgatgagaaaaaagaaaaaaaaggaaaagagtCCCAGAGATTTTCTTGATTATTTGATCATGTGATCATAATATAAGATGAGAGATATTGATCATGATCATGATCATGATCATGAttgatatacatatatacatatatatatatatacacacagatATATGTGAGTTTTATTACAGCGCTGCATATGGCCATTGAGTAGGTCTCATTATCATTTTGAAATTATAGTTTGTCGTTTTGCGAATACAACGTCCATTTCAGCAATCAGAAAGAGAGATAATACAACTTTATATGCAAAGATTAGCTGGTCATATCACCTGTATAGTTGAGATAATTTTATTCTCTAATTTTTCGGTTCGTCAATAGTTTTTgtcgttaattttttttttttagttatttaaaatattatgtaAGTTTACTAATGTTTTTTCATgcataaaaataattaatcacCGTAATAATTTGATTGAATTTAATTTTCATTATTGTAACTTATTAAATTTTTTCTgaaaatttataatatattttaaataactataataaaCATGATCATAACAAAAATGATGCCAAAAATTATTTATGAGccgaaaaaaaaaatatatatatatatatacagaccGTTGCATACCTTAGTATCCAATATATATTGTGATATATATACTACTCACTCTTGATCCAATCATATTTAactacgtatatatatatatatatgtgatagtgTAATAATTGATTGGACTTATAGAGATATAGTATAGTTAACTTATTAGGCTAGTTGATAAGTGCCGCAAATGGTGTTTGATatttgattaatatatatatatatatatatatatatacatacacacacaaaagaaacataaataaaataataatataaaatgctTCTAGATCTAATTTGATCAAACAAATTAAGtatttttctattaaaaaaacaaaaataccaACACTCAATTAAACACCAGTTTGTAATTAAGAGTGAAGAAATATATGGTTGTTAGTTTCTTTCTTCATTAACTCTTGTTATTCTCTCGATCTCTTTTGTCCACGACCTTTACAAGTTTATATATAGAATAAGGCTAACATTATATTATTCTAAATCAATTATTAATTCAAAGATTAAATAGATGGTgatatttgtattgttttgtttatgaatatataattaatttagaatttcaGAAAAAGCAGCATTGGATATTCATGGCATTATTATGAGAAAATATATATACGATATAGTTAGTAATTAATGTTCATAAAAGCAAGAAAGAGAGTGACATGGTAGGGACCAATAAACAAATAACTTGCTTGCATGATTGTGATCTCTTCCCACTTTTAACCCCACTCAAACTCAAACTCAaactcttctcttttttctctaGGGTTTGGGAAAAGGTATATTTATTTCAATCCCATTAAAGTTTTTTCATCTTGATTTTTTGGAATAGTTTTGTTTTTTAAAAGTTCAAGAAAATTCCTTTTCCAATAAAGGATGGGTTTTTTACCATTCCAAAGTTTGAAAACAAAGTATTCTTTTGTTTTTCCCCACTTTTTTTTATACTCCATATTCATATAGAACTTATAAAGCAAGAagataaatacaaattttggcttttttttttggataattataatataaatatatttttaatttttttaaatgtgtTTGGATGATTAATAAAAAATGGGGTTTTTTTTTAGAGtaaattaaaattatgaaaattattcTAGTTTGGAGAATAGTTTTTCAAACCATCTCTTGGGAGAAGTTAGTATAGAAAatgaattttcatttttttattcaaacactcttttaaaaatatctttttaattataaagattagaAAAAACAACTTAAAATATTTTAGTCAAACGAGTAACATTATATACCATGACTTAAGCAATATAGCATATTATATGTGAACTATTATTATTATCCTTTGTTGCTCTTTGTGCATGGTGATTATGCTCTCACTTGCTCAAAAGGCCATATTATAGCACCTTATTATATacttataaataatttaaaaaaacaaaatcaagAAGTGGGTAATAAAGATTTGGAAGTAATATGTCAGCACATGAGATCCTAGAGCACCCAAAATCGTCTTCACTAGTTATATTATTGAAGTTCAAACTTTCatatattctttttaaaaaaaatgtatgaaaCGTCAACAAGAAGTACTGTCTAGCGATTTGATTTTCCTTTAGATTagattataatatttttgaaaagaatataaaacaaacaaaaaggaGTGGAGTTAGACAAGGTCTCACATTAATTCAAAGTtataaaaaagtaaaataaaatgatAATAATATTCTAATCAAACACTTTTACTCACCACTAGCTACCAAACACATGAAATCTACCAATGTTCTATATGCAATGCAAATGACCATTATGTGTCACTCTCATGCTAATCACAATCAAGTTCAACTGTTCCTAAATTTAGCTTCTTTACTAGTTTGAGTACTCTTTATTGACAATATATATACCTTGGCTCACATCACACCATCATTACAAgttgaattattttttatatatagaaaatataAATGGGGCATAAATTTGTTCCCTTAATTTTAACTAGATCAACTTTGTTATAAATGTAAAGTTCAAAACTTTATTAAATCACTTGATCGAACCCCTAATCCAATAGTAAAAATTACATAGAGTACTCATTTTAAGTGATTATCTCTTATTTGTAGTCAtattttaaatctttttatttttataccCAGTATTTTAGTTATTATTCATGTTATACTCTTTAGTGTTCTTTTCAAGTAGTATTAAgagaaatataattataaaaataaataatattaaactaaatatatttagtgattaattttagttaattaatctTAAGAATTAGTActtaatatgattttttttttccttttcattttaaaaaatatcccACATATATACATGGTTAACAgggaaaaaattaaaaacttatcTTGGGGGTGAGAAAGGGAAAGAGCTAGATAAGTTATGTGTTAATActttcattatatatattaaatatctaAAAAAGGGAAAAGGGTAATTAAAAAAGAACCAAACTTTGAGAGTGCTTTTATGAAGagataataaatatttttacttgAGTCATAATGAGAGGGAATAAAGTTTGAAAGAAATAAATTGGAGGGTATTGGGATTCAAATACAAAAGGAGAAAAAGTCATAAAAGCTAGGAATGAAAAGAGAGAgacttaaaaattaaaatgagaagTTTGGAAAGTAGAAGAGAGACACAGTAAACCCATGTGGCTGTGTGTGTTTACCATGATATGTCTCACCCTAATTTTATGGGACAAAAGGAGTATCATCAATTATATTATATGGGACCATGCATTTCAATGCAAATTTCagacttttaatttttttttcaaatatatataaatgtgtgtgAACATATAATACACTTGCTTTCATGGATGTGACTAAGCACTGTAGCATTTGTCTggtgtttaatatatatatatttattttgtgttATATTATTTGTTTTCATTTAGGTCTAGATTGTTGTCTGTATATGCAACACAAGAACAAGATAATCccacatttattattattattattatttttctcttatatatatgtttgtaatttaTTATACAGCAAACAACTCTGATATCATATGAGAAGAACTCACCTTTCCCTTCTTTTATTATTATGAATAT is a window of Humulus lupulus chromosome 4, drHumLupu1.1, whole genome shotgun sequence DNA encoding:
- the LOC133831809 gene encoding uncharacterized protein LOC133831809, with the translated sequence MYPIERSMGVYKQYVRNRARPEGSIAEAYVVNEALTFCSMYLRGVETRFNRPERNDDRVESQPNREYSIYKAVGRPFGKKSNMLLNPQLKQKAEWYILNNCAEIKEYLSEHMDELRRRGGLNLEVQQKTDFPQWFKERVNGLHESTPTEVNNELYALANKSSGTVYSYPGMIVNGVKFVTRGRDMKLKTQNCGVMVPSEEGVNYYGNVLSISIGCKSD